In Wenyingzhuangia fucanilytica, the following are encoded in one genomic region:
- a CDS encoding ThuA domain-containing protein, whose protein sequence is MIKRLSLLLMLMIFGVINAQKTSILVFSKTAGFRHKSIEPGKKAIENMAKEKGWKVTFSEDSDLFNAKDLSAFDVLFFLNTTGDILNDEQQEAMKSFLTKGKGFVGTHAATDTEMEWEWYVNLLGASFASHPKQQKATLHINKSHGHKAVAHLNDSEEFFDEWYNFKNPVAQHVNVLATLDESTYTGKQMGITHPITWYHNYDGARVFYTGLGHTSESYSDERLLKQLEEGIKWASGQEQATVLSNKWTPLLKGDPSQNWDVFIGVPHKTVKGLPNVDPNSNGIKGEPLGLNNDPKNVFNFIEDKKGNNTVHITGEVYGALSSKQEYENYHLKLQVKWGEQKWEPRLGDLRDSGLLYHCVGPYRQFWNVWMRSQELQIQEGDIGDYYALGGATADVPVKLTSVGGKEVKLYDLNGDFKSGNTKKATDNEKKNGKWNTVELITYNGTSLHIVNGKVMMSLYNSREKTADGFVPLTRGKIQIQSEAAEVYYRNIKIKSIDKIPSKYKKYLK, encoded by the coding sequence ATGATAAAAAGACTTTCGTTATTGTTAATGTTGATGATATTTGGAGTAATCAATGCTCAAAAAACGTCAATACTTGTTTTTAGTAAAACAGCTGGGTTTAGACATAAATCAATCGAGCCAGGTAAAAAAGCAATCGAAAACATGGCTAAAGAAAAAGGTTGGAAAGTAACTTTTTCTGAAGATTCCGATTTGTTTAATGCTAAAGATTTATCAGCATTTGATGTTTTATTTTTCTTAAACACTACAGGTGATATCTTAAATGATGAACAACAAGAGGCAATGAAATCTTTTTTAACCAAAGGAAAAGGTTTTGTGGGAACTCATGCTGCAACAGATACAGAAATGGAATGGGAATGGTATGTAAATCTTTTAGGAGCTAGTTTTGCAAGTCATCCAAAACAACAAAAAGCAACATTACATATTAATAAGTCACATGGACATAAAGCCGTAGCACATTTAAATGACAGCGAAGAGTTCTTTGATGAATGGTACAATTTTAAAAATCCTGTAGCTCAACATGTAAATGTATTAGCAACTTTAGATGAAAGTACTTATACAGGAAAACAGATGGGAATTACACATCCTATTACCTGGTATCACAATTACGATGGAGCTAGAGTTTTTTATACAGGTCTTGGGCATACTTCAGAATCTTATTCTGATGAGCGTTTACTAAAACAATTGGAAGAGGGAATTAAATGGGCTTCTGGTCAAGAGCAAGCAACAGTGCTTTCTAATAAATGGACTCCTTTATTAAAAGGAGATCCTAGTCAAAATTGGGATGTGTTTATTGGTGTGCCTCATAAAACAGTAAAAGGCTTGCCCAATGTAGATCCTAATAGTAATGGAATTAAAGGGGAGCCTCTAGGTTTAAATAACGACCCTAAAAACGTGTTTAACTTTATTGAAGACAAAAAAGGAAACAATACAGTACATATTACAGGAGAGGTTTACGGTGCTCTAAGTTCTAAGCAGGAGTATGAAAATTATCATTTAAAACTACAAGTAAAATGGGGAGAACAAAAATGGGAACCAAGATTAGGAGATTTAAGAGATAGTGGCTTATTGTATCACTGTGTTGGGCCGTATAGACAATTTTGGAATGTTTGGATGCGTTCTCAAGAATTACAAATTCAAGAGGGAGATATAGGAGATTATTATGCTTTAGGAGGAGCAACTGCCGATGTACCGGTAAAACTTACATCTGTAGGTGGAAAAGAAGTAAAGCTGTATGATTTGAATGGGGATTTTAAAAGCGGTAATACCAAAAAAGCCACAGACAATGAAAAGAAAAACGGTAAATGGAATACGGTTGAATTAATTACTTATAACGGAACAAGTTTGCATATAGTAAATGGTAAAGTAATGATGTCTTTATACAATTCAAGAGAAAAAACAGCGGATGGTTTTGTTCCTTTGACTAGAGGAAAAATACAAATCCAAAGTGAAGCTGCTGAGGTTTATTACAGAAATATAAAAATCAAATCTATTGATAAGATTCCAAGCAAGTATAAAAAGTATTTAAAATAA
- the ilvC gene encoding ketol-acid reductoisomerase gives MANYFNTLSLREQLEQLGQCEFMDRSEFSNGVEALKGKKIVIIGCGAQGLNQGLNMRDSGLDVSYTLRGAAIEEKRQSFLNATENNFAVGTYEEMIPTADLLINLTPDKQHTAVVTAVMPLMKKGATLSYSHGFNIVEEGMQIRKDITVIMVAPKSPGSEVREEFKRGFGVPTLIAVHPENDPEGKGWDYAKAYAVGTGGHTAGVLKSSFVAEVKSDLMGEQTILCGLLQTGSILCFDKMVAEGIDAGYASKLIQYGWETITEGLKYGGITNMMDRLSNPAKIEAFKVSEELKDIMRPLFQKHMDDIISGEFSSTMMADWANDDVNLLTWRAATGETNFEKTPAGDFEISEQEYYDNGTLMVAMVKAGVELAFEAMVDSGIVEESAYYESLHETPLIANTIARKKLFEMNRVISDTAEYGCYLFDHACKPLIAEYVKNAPINLIGKPFSTGSNGVDNAELIAVNKAIREHEVEYIGEELRESMTAMKKIVS, from the coding sequence ATGGCAAATTATTTTAACACACTTTCTTTAAGAGAGCAATTAGAGCAATTAGGACAGTGTGAATTTATGGACAGAAGCGAATTCAGCAACGGTGTTGAAGCGTTAAAAGGTAAAAAAATCGTCATCATTGGATGTGGTGCTCAAGGATTAAACCAAGGGTTAAACATGCGTGATTCTGGTTTAGACGTATCTTATACTTTAAGAGGAGCTGCTATTGAAGAAAAAAGACAATCTTTTTTAAACGCTACTGAAAATAACTTTGCTGTAGGTACTTATGAAGAAATGATTCCTACTGCTGATTTATTAATCAACTTGACTCCAGATAAACAACATACTGCTGTTGTAACTGCTGTGATGCCATTGATGAAAAAAGGAGCTACATTATCTTACTCTCACGGTTTTAACATCGTAGAAGAAGGAATGCAAATTCGTAAAGATATTACTGTAATTATGGTAGCACCTAAATCTCCAGGATCTGAAGTTCGTGAAGAATTTAAGAGAGGATTTGGAGTACCTACTTTAATTGCTGTACACCCTGAAAACGATCCAGAAGGAAAAGGATGGGATTATGCTAAAGCATATGCTGTTGGTACAGGAGGACACACTGCTGGTGTATTAAAGTCTTCTTTTGTTGCTGAAGTTAAGTCTGACTTAATGGGAGAGCAAACTATTTTATGTGGATTATTACAAACTGGATCTATCTTATGTTTCGACAAAATGGTAGCTGAAGGAATTGATGCTGGTTACGCTTCTAAATTAATCCAATACGGATGGGAAACTATTACTGAAGGTTTAAAATACGGAGGTATTACAAACATGATGGATAGATTATCTAACCCAGCTAAAATTGAAGCTTTTAAAGTTTCTGAAGAGTTAAAAGACATCATGAGACCATTATTCCAAAAGCACATGGATGATATCATTTCTGGTGAATTCTCATCTACTATGATGGCTGACTGGGCTAATGATGATGTAAACTTATTAACTTGGAGAGCTGCTACAGGAGAAACTAACTTTGAAAAAACTCCTGCTGGAGATTTCGAAATTTCTGAGCAAGAATACTACGACAATGGTACTTTAATGGTTGCTATGGTTAAAGCTGGTGTTGAATTGGCTTTTGAAGCAATGGTTGACTCTGGAATTGTTGAAGAATCTGCTTACTACGAATCTTTACACGAGACTCCATTAATTGCAAACACTATTGCACGTAAGAAATTATTTGAAATGAACCGTGTAATTTCTGATACTGCTGAGTACGGATGTTACTTATTTGACCACGCTTGTAAGCCTTTAATTGCTGAGTACGTTAAGAACGCTCCTATCAACTTAATTGGTAAGCCATTCTCTACAGGAAGTAATGGTGTTGACAACGCTGAATTAATTGCTGTAAACAAAGCTATTCGTGAGCACGAAGTTGAGTATATTGGTGAAGAATTACGTGAGTCTATGACGGCAATGAAAAAAATCGTTTCATAA
- a CDS encoding sensor histidine kinase, which produces MNKVSLRIRIFLAMLLLVGLASIFIAVVTVRQYKKQTKEYYDSRFERKETAAQKNVNFELENTIYPAYQQFLGPIFRERIYEIATVHDMKMSIYDLNGNLKINSFDPWFRVFKDRMAIQVLENLKEKDEYKESVNLESGKISQSSYSYIHDRNMNKIGILKIEYIQDNSQEEEELTSFLNRLFVVYAIMLLLAVAFAYFLSSYITRSLKSISDKIQETKLLQNNQKIDTKDSTPEIASIVDAYNQMIDELEESAEKLAKSEREQAWREMAKQVAHEIKNPLTPMKLTVQSFERNFDPNAEGIREKVKDYSLMLTQQIDVMSSIATSFSDFARMPKKTIERVDLVRTIKSAIDIFYEEDIAFNSEQEEIYLNVDKNQITRVVNNLVKNATQATENIEEPKIEVSLKETDKEVVLIIKDNGKGIEEDDKELIFEPKFTTKTSGMGLGLPMVKNIVETYNGEVVFNSVVGLGTEFIITFPK; this is translated from the coding sequence ATGAATAAAGTTTCTTTAAGAATACGAATATTTTTAGCCATGCTACTTTTAGTAGGACTTGCCTCTATATTTATTGCAGTAGTTACGGTAAGACAGTATAAAAAACAAACAAAAGAATATTACGATTCTCGTTTTGAAAGAAAAGAAACGGCAGCACAAAAGAATGTGAATTTTGAGTTGGAAAATACTATTTATCCAGCCTATCAGCAGTTTTTAGGACCTATTTTTAGAGAAAGAATTTATGAAATTGCGACTGTGCATGACATGAAGATGAGTATTTATGATTTGAATGGAAATCTAAAAATAAATTCTTTTGACCCTTGGTTTAGAGTGTTTAAAGATCGAATGGCCATACAGGTTTTAGAGAATTTAAAAGAGAAAGATGAATATAAGGAGTCGGTAAACCTAGAAAGTGGTAAAATTTCTCAGTCTTCTTATTCTTATATTCATGATAGAAACATGAATAAAATTGGAATTCTAAAAATTGAATATATCCAAGATAACAGTCAAGAAGAAGAAGAGTTAACTTCTTTTTTAAATAGACTTTTTGTAGTATATGCCATCATGTTGCTTTTGGCGGTTGCCTTTGCTTATTTCTTGTCTAGTTATATTACTCGTTCCTTAAAGTCGATTTCTGATAAAATTCAAGAAACCAAATTGTTGCAAAACAATCAAAAGATTGATACCAAAGATTCTACTCCAGAAATTGCTTCAATTGTTGATGCCTATAATCAAATGATTGACGAGCTAGAAGAAAGTGCAGAAAAATTAGCAAAGAGTGAAAGGGAACAGGCTTGGCGAGAAATGGCAAAACAAGTAGCTCACGAAATTAAAAATCCGTTGACCCCAATGAAATTAACGGTGCAAAGTTTTGAAAGAAATTTTGATCCAAATGCAGAGGGAATCAGAGAAAAAGTAAAAGATTATTCTTTAATGCTTACCCAACAAATAGATGTGATGTCTTCTATCGCTACTTCTTTTTCAGACTTTGCAAGAATGCCTAAGAAAACCATAGAAAGAGTTGATTTGGTAAGAACCATAAAGTCAGCTATTGATATTTTTTACGAGGAGGATATAGCTTTTAATTCAGAACAAGAAGAAATTTATTTAAATGTAGATAAAAATCAAATTACCAGAGTAGTTAATAATTTGGTTAAAAATGCTACTCAAGCTACAGAAAACATAGAAGAACCTAAGATTGAAGTAAGCTTGAAAGAGACAGATAAAGAGGTGGTTTTAATCATTAAAGACAATGGAAAGGGAATAGAAGAAGATGATAAAGAACTTATTTTTGAGCCAAAATTCACCACCAAAACGAGTGGTATGGGATTAGGCTTACCTATGGTTAAAAATATAGTGGAAACGTATAACGGAGAGGTTGTCTTTAATTCTGTAGTTGGCTTAGGAACAGAGTTTATCATTACCTTTCCTAAGTAA
- the ilvA gene encoding threonine ammonia-lyase IlvA, giving the protein MVTLASIIKAQMNIKGVVQNTPLSYMDNYSKQFDAHIYFKREDLQLVRSYKIRGAYNRIKNLNKKELVNGVVCASAGNHAQGVAFACNTLKVKGIIFMPVTTPKQKISQVKMFGGEYTTIKLIGDTFDESSKAAESYQQETEAVYVHPFNDWDVMSGQGTVGLEILDMIDKPIDYLFLPIGGGGLASGIITVFKNLSPNTKIIGLEPKGAPSLKTSLEKGENTKINDIDKFVDGAAVQQMGDRTFPICKDYLHDVSLIDEGHICKTILKLYNENAIVAEPAGALSIASLDNYTEEIKGKTIVCVLSGGNNDITRMEEMKERALLYDGLKHYFIVRFPQRAGALKEFVGDVLSDTDDIVHFEYTKKNSRNTASAIVGIELSKKEDFDPLLFRMKEKGFFGEYLNDNPALFSQIV; this is encoded by the coding sequence ATGGTTACCTTAGCATCTATCATCAAAGCACAAATGAATATCAAAGGAGTTGTTCAAAACACTCCATTATCTTATATGGATAATTATTCAAAACAATTTGATGCTCATATCTATTTCAAAAGAGAAGACTTACAATTAGTAAGATCTTATAAAATTAGAGGGGCCTATAATCGAATTAAAAACCTCAACAAAAAAGAACTTGTTAACGGAGTTGTTTGTGCTAGTGCAGGAAATCACGCACAAGGAGTGGCTTTTGCCTGTAATACGCTAAAAGTTAAAGGAATTATTTTTATGCCTGTTACTACTCCAAAGCAAAAAATATCACAGGTTAAAATGTTTGGAGGTGAGTACACAACCATTAAGTTGATTGGAGATACTTTTGATGAAAGCTCAAAGGCTGCAGAAAGTTATCAGCAAGAAACAGAGGCTGTTTATGTACATCCATTTAACGATTGGGATGTAATGTCTGGCCAAGGAACTGTAGGTCTTGAAATCTTAGATATGATAGACAAACCTATTGATTATTTGTTCCTTCCTATTGGAGGAGGTGGTTTGGCCTCTGGTATCATTACAGTCTTTAAAAATTTAAGCCCTAACACCAAAATAATTGGTCTTGAACCCAAAGGAGCTCCATCTCTTAAAACTTCATTAGAAAAAGGAGAAAACACTAAAATTAACGATATAGATAAGTTTGTAGACGGTGCTGCTGTTCAACAAATGGGAGATAGAACATTTCCTATTTGTAAAGACTATTTACACGATGTTTCTTTAATTGATGAAGGACATATTTGTAAAACTATTTTAAAACTTTACAACGAAAATGCTATTGTTGCCGAACCTGCTGGCGCTCTATCTATAGCGTCATTGGATAATTATACAGAAGAAATTAAAGGAAAAACAATTGTTTGCGTTTTAAGTGGAGGTAATAATGATATTACTCGAATGGAAGAGATGAAAGAACGTGCTTTACTTTATGATGGATTAAAACATTATTTTATTGTGCGTTTTCCACAAAGAGCAGGTGCTTTAAAAGAATTTGTTGGAGATGTATTATCGGACACGGATGATATTGTACATTTTGAATACACTAAAAAGAATAGTAGAAATACTGCATCGGCCATAGTGGGAATTGAATTGAGCAAAAAAGAAGATTTTGATCCTTTACTTTTTAGAATGAAAGAAAAAGGCTTTTTTGGAGAATATTTAAATGATAATCCCGCTTTGTTTAGTCAAATCGTATAA
- the ilvN gene encoding acetolactate synthase small subunit — MEKKSYTISVYSENNLGLLNRISTIFVKRHINIESLTVSHSEIENVSRFILVVNMTEDAVKKIIGQLEKQVEVIQAYYHTEDEIIFTETAMFKFKSELLFENPQIQNIIKEHSMNIVTVNRNFFVVEKAGRRHEIDAIYESFKPFGIAQFVRSGRVAISKEAMNIRKILGEITE; from the coding sequence ATGGAGAAAAAATCATACACCATATCGGTTTATTCTGAAAACAACTTAGGGTTGTTAAACAGAATTTCAACCATTTTTGTTAAGAGACATATTAATATAGAAAGCTTAACTGTATCACACTCTGAAATTGAAAACGTTTCTAGGTTTATATTGGTTGTAAACATGACCGAAGATGCTGTTAAGAAAATTATAGGTCAATTAGAAAAACAAGTAGAAGTTATTCAGGCCTACTATCATACTGAGGATGAAATTATTTTTACAGAAACAGCTATGTTCAAGTTTAAGTCTGAGTTGTTGTTTGAGAATCCACAAATTCAAAACATCATCAAAGAGCACAGCATGAATATTGTGACTGTAAACAGAAATTTCTTTGTCGTTGAAAAAGCTGGTAGAAGACATGAAATAGATGCTATTTACGAATCTTTTAAACCTTTTGGCATTGCTCAATTTGTTCGTTCAGGTAGAGTTGCTATCTCAAAAGAAGCTATGAATATTCGTAAAATTTTAGGAGAGATAACTGAATAG
- a CDS encoding DUF4286 family protein — protein sequence MYIYNVTTNVADDIHEDWLLWMKESYIPQMLATGKFSGAKMSRVMIQEEMGGKTYSVQYAVKDRDTFKSFYVENASKMNAKMQSKFENGQTVSFQTELEVIGDFY from the coding sequence ATGTACATATATAATGTAACTACAAATGTAGCAGATGATATTCATGAAGATTGGTTGTTGTGGATGAAAGAATCTTATATCCCTCAAATGTTAGCTACTGGAAAATTTTCTGGAGCTAAAATGAGTAGAGTCATGATTCAAGAAGAAATGGGAGGGAAGACCTATTCCGTACAATATGCTGTAAAAGATAGAGATACTTTTAAATCTTTTTATGTAGAAAATGCATCAAAAATGAATGCTAAAATGCAAAGCAAATTTGAAAATGGACAAACCGTTTCTTTTCAAACAGAATTAGAAGTTATAGGAGATTTTTATTAA
- the ilvB gene encoding biosynthetic-type acetolactate synthase large subunit, whose protein sequence is MNKKTERIIGAEAVVKSLLEEGVDVAYGYPGGAIMPIYDELYKYQDQLHHVLTRHEQGAAHAAQGYARTSGRVGVALATSGPGATNLITGIADAQIDSTPMVCITGQVASHLLGTDAFQETDVISISSPITKWNCQVTKAEDIPAAIAKAFYIAKSGRPGPVLIDITKDAQLSELDYSYEKCTHVRSYKPIPETNIEKVKAAAEIINSAKKPMIIFGQGVILGSAEAELKALIEKSGIPSAWTVLGLSALPTNHPLNVGMVGMHGHYGPNKLTNECDVLIAIGMRFDDRVTGDLSKYAKQAKVVHFDIDPAEIDKNVKTDVAVLGDAKDTLSKVLPYINQNDHSAWLNEFRAFDKIEFEKVIDGQLNPTKEGLTMGEVLQGINKAAKDNAVIVSDVGQHQMMAVRYANFTNTRSNVTSGGLGTMGFALPASIGAKMGAPERDVVAIIGDGGYQMTCQELGTILQTGTAVKIVVLNNEFLGMVRQWQQLFFDRRYASTEMINPDFIKLAEAYSIPAKKVVKREDLQSAIDEMIACETSYFLEVMVEKEDNVFPMVPTGASVSDVRLS, encoded by the coding sequence ATGAACAAAAAAACAGAAAGAATCATAGGAGCCGAAGCCGTTGTTAAATCACTTCTAGAAGAAGGTGTTGATGTAGCATACGGATACCCAGGTGGAGCTATCATGCCTATCTACGATGAATTATATAAATATCAAGATCAATTGCACCATGTTTTAACAAGACATGAGCAAGGAGCTGCTCACGCTGCTCAAGGATATGCAAGAACCTCTGGAAGAGTTGGTGTCGCTTTGGCTACTTCTGGTCCAGGAGCTACTAACTTAATTACTGGAATTGCAGATGCTCAAATAGACTCTACTCCAATGGTATGTATTACCGGACAAGTAGCTTCTCATTTATTAGGAACTGATGCTTTTCAAGAAACAGATGTCATTAGTATTTCATCACCTATTACCAAATGGAACTGTCAGGTAACCAAAGCAGAAGATATTCCTGCTGCTATTGCCAAAGCATTTTACATTGCTAAATCTGGTAGACCAGGTCCTGTGTTGATTGACATTACTAAAGATGCACAATTATCTGAGTTAGATTATAGTTACGAAAAATGTACTCATGTAAGAAGCTATAAGCCAATTCCTGAAACCAATATAGAAAAGGTTAAAGCAGCTGCAGAAATCATCAACAGTGCTAAAAAGCCAATGATTATTTTTGGACAAGGAGTTATTTTAGGAAGTGCTGAAGCTGAACTAAAAGCATTGATAGAAAAATCTGGAATTCCATCTGCATGGACCGTTTTAGGACTTTCTGCATTGCCTACCAATCACCCTTTAAATGTAGGTATGGTTGGAATGCACGGGCACTATGGACCTAACAAATTAACCAATGAGTGTGATGTTTTAATTGCTATTGGAATGCGTTTTGACGACCGTGTTACTGGTGATTTAAGCAAGTATGCAAAACAAGCAAAAGTAGTTCATTTTGATATTGATCCTGCTGAGATAGATAAAAACGTAAAAACAGATGTTGCCGTTCTTGGTGATGCCAAAGACACTTTATCTAAAGTTTTACCATACATTAATCAAAACGATCATTCAGCTTGGTTAAATGAATTTAGAGCATTTGATAAAATTGAATTTGAAAAAGTAATTGATGGGCAGTTAAATCCAACCAAAGAGGGATTGACCATGGGAGAAGTTTTACAAGGAATTAACAAAGCTGCTAAAGACAACGCAGTTATTGTATCTGACGTAGGACAACACCAAATGATGGCTGTTCGTTATGCCAACTTTACCAATACTAGAAGTAATGTAACTTCTGGTGGTTTAGGAACTATGGGATTTGCTTTACCAGCTTCTATTGGAGCTAAAATGGGAGCACCTGAAAGAGATGTAGTGGCTATTATTGGTGATGGAGGTTATCAAATGACTTGTCAAGAATTAGGAACTATTTTACAAACAGGAACTGCAGTTAAAATTGTGGTATTAAATAATGAGTTCTTAGGAATGGTACGTCAATGGCAACAATTATTTTTTGACAGACGTTATGCTTCTACAGAAATGATTAATCCTGATTTTATAAAATTAGCCGAAGCTTATAGTATTCCTGCGAAAAAAGTAGTGAAACGAGAAGATTTACAAAGTGCTATTGATGAAATGATTGCTTGCGAAACCTCTTACTTTTTAGAAGTAATGGTAGAAAAAGAAGACAATGTATTCCCAATGGTACCTACAGGAGCAAGTGTATCAGACGTAAGATTAAGCTAA
- the ilvD gene encoding dihydroxy-acid dehydratase has product MALNKHSKRLTQDPSQPASQAMLYAVGLTDEDMNKPQIGIASTGYDGNPCNMHLNNLAQEIKKYANLNDQVGLTFNTIGVSDGISMGTSGMNYSLASRDIIADSMETVVNAQSYDGLIGVVGCDKNMPGAIIAMLRLNRPSIMVYGGTIASGKYKGRKLNIVSAFEALGQKVAGEIDETEYREIIKAAIPGAGACGGMYTANTMASSIECMGLALPYNSSIPAENPNKLSEAERTAQAMKNLLELDLKPKDIVTKKSIENAVAIVNALGGSTNAVLHYLAIAYAADIDFTLEDFQRVSDRTPLIADLKPSGKYLMEDVHGVGGTPAIMKYLLEEGYLHGDCMTVTGKTLAENLADVKAMEFEDQDVVFPTDKALKSSGNLQILYGNLAEKGAVAKISGNEGLKFEGRAVVYDGEQAANTGISNGEVNRGDVVVIRYVGPKGGPGMPEMLKPTSLIMGAGLGKSVALITDGRFSGGTHGFVVGHITPEAQDGGLIGLVETGDTITISAEDNSITLQVSEQEIAERKAKWIQPPLKHNKGILFKYAKSVASASEGCVTDKY; this is encoded by the coding sequence ATGGCATTAAATAAACACAGTAAAAGACTTACTCAAGATCCATCACAACCAGCTTCTCAAGCAATGTTGTACGCAGTAGGATTAACAGATGAAGACATGAATAAACCTCAAATCGGTATTGCAAGTACTGGTTATGACGGAAACCCATGTAACATGCATTTGAATAACTTGGCTCAAGAAATCAAAAAATACGCTAATCTTAACGATCAAGTTGGGTTGACATTTAACACTATTGGTGTGAGTGATGGTATTTCTATGGGTACTTCTGGAATGAACTACTCATTAGCTTCTAGAGATATTATTGCAGATTCTATGGAAACTGTTGTTAATGCACAAAGTTATGATGGTTTAATAGGTGTAGTAGGATGTGATAAAAACATGCCAGGAGCTATTATTGCTATGTTGCGTTTAAACCGACCTTCTATTATGGTATACGGAGGAACTATCGCATCTGGTAAATACAAAGGACGTAAATTAAACATCGTATCTGCTTTTGAAGCTTTAGGGCAAAAAGTTGCAGGTGAAATTGACGAAACTGAATATAGAGAAATTATCAAAGCAGCAATTCCAGGTGCTGGAGCTTGTGGAGGAATGTATACTGCTAATACCATGGCATCTTCTATAGAATGTATGGGATTGGCTTTGCCTTACAACTCTTCTATTCCTGCAGAAAACCCTAATAAATTATCAGAAGCTGAGCGTACTGCACAGGCAATGAAGAACTTATTGGAGTTAGATTTAAAACCAAAAGATATTGTTACTAAAAAATCTATAGAAAATGCGGTTGCCATAGTAAACGCTTTAGGTGGATCTACCAATGCGGTATTGCACTATTTAGCTATTGCTTATGCAGCAGATATAGACTTTACTTTAGAAGATTTCCAAAGAGTTTCTGATAGAACTCCATTAATTGCAGATTTAAAACCATCTGGAAAATACTTAATGGAAGATGTTCATGGTGTTGGAGGTACTCCTGCCATTATGAAATACTTATTAGAAGAAGGGTATTTACATGGAGATTGTATGACTGTTACTGGAAAAACATTGGCAGAAAACTTAGCTGATGTTAAGGCAATGGAATTTGAAGATCAAGATGTAGTTTTCCCTACAGACAAAGCTTTAAAATCTTCTGGAAACCTACAGATTTTATACGGAAACCTTGCAGAAAAAGGTGCTGTTGCTAAAATTTCTGGAAACGAAGGATTAAAATTCGAAGGAAGAGCTGTTGTCTACGATGGTGAACAAGCAGCAAATACAGGAATTTCTAATGGAGAAGTAAATAGAGGAGACGTCGTCGTTATTCGTTATGTTGGACCTAAAGGTGGACCTGGTATGCCAGAGATGCTAAAACCAACATCATTAATTATGGGAGCTGGTTTAGGAAAATCAGTTGCTTTGATTACTGACGGACGTTTTTCTGGTGGTACTCACGGTTTTGTAGTAGGTCACATAACGCCCGAAGCACAAGACGGTGGATTGATTGGATTGGTAGAAACGGGAGATACCATTACTATTAGCGCAGAAGATAATTCTATTACGTTACAAGTTTCTGAACAAGAAATTGCAGAACGTAAAGCCAAATGGATACAACCACCTTTAAAACACAATAAAGGAATCTTATTTAAGTACGCTAAATCAGTAGCTTCTGCTTCTGAAGGATGTGTTACTGATAAATATTAA
- a CDS encoding enoyl-CoA hydratase/isomerase family protein, with amino-acid sequence MQIENIQFKQEGAIMYITIDREKQLNALNKKTILELNHVLCLCESDDDIRVLIITGAGSKAFVAGADIKEFANFSKREGTELSRFGHELLFDKIATYTKPVIAAINGYALGGGLELALATQIRIASDNAKMGQPEVSLGVIPGYGGTQRLTQLVGKGKAMELILTGEMISAKEALALGMVNYVVPQEDLLIKAIEMANKIIKNSPRAVRKSIQAINATYGNIGLLKEIELFGSCFGSEEFKEGVSAFLEKRKPNF; translated from the coding sequence ATGCAAATAGAAAACATACAATTTAAGCAAGAAGGAGCCATCATGTATATTACTATTGATCGCGAAAAACAACTAAATGCCTTAAATAAAAAAACCATTTTAGAATTAAATCATGTGCTCTGTTTGTGTGAATCAGACGATGATATCCGTGTGTTAATCATTACAGGAGCAGGGAGTAAAGCTTTTGTTGCTGGAGCAGACATCAAAGAGTTTGCAAATTTTAGCAAAAGAGAAGGAACAGAATTATCTCGTTTTGGTCATGAATTATTGTTTGATAAAATAGCAACTTATACCAAACCTGTAATAGCTGCTATTAACGGTTATGCTTTAGGAGGGGGATTAGAATTGGCTTTGGCTACACAAATTAGAATTGCATCAGACAATGCTAAAATGGGACAACCAGAAGTTTCTTTAGGGGTGATTCCTGGTTATGGTGGAACCCAAAGATTAACTCAGTTGGTGGGAAAAGGAAAAGCTATGGAGTTGATTTTAACTGGAGAGATGATTAGTGCCAAAGAGGCTTTGGCCTTAGGTATGGTAAATTATGTAGTGCCTCAAGAAGACTTGTTGATTAAGGCTATTGAAATGGCAAATAAAATCATAAAGAACTCTCCTAGAGCAGTAAGAAAAAGTATTCAAGCAATAAATGCAACTTATGGAAATATTGGTTTGTTAAAAGAAATTGAATTGTTTGGTTCTTGTTTTGGATCTGAGGAATTTAAAGAAGGGGTTTCTGCTTTTTTAGAAAAGAGAAAACCTAATTTTTAA